One genomic segment of Aquipluma nitroreducens includes these proteins:
- a CDS encoding glycosyl hydrolase family 95 catalytic domain-containing protein: MKTILVKLILILTLGLVLNNISAQERDKPQRFGFSYSFPETYRDWPNAFMAGNGKMGIIVFCNPLNETVIFNDRGFFMASTSERKFNQVSKEDLNTIRDYCINGDYKMANTLAVKAAGWVGGGEQDKHPGFEMLISTPEDGEIRNYSRICNYRTGEIVVKWTDNRGDWERKSFVSRADDVIVQYLTPPKGKTVTCSIQLGTDPGMHFPSGMTFTNASDVDNLNMRVNYPSGTNGAGYEGVVRVIVSGGKKSLINNTLKVSDANSIILMTRTKKYYSDCEKQWEQENIQFELKTMSSDYNTLLKGQISTHQAIYDRVKFDLNAGKADRTRSNEELLDMQKKSTMPVKALWERIFDSGRYYYLSSSSTQSPPDLLGLWTGDCKVGWKGWYHLDANLNLQIAGGNIGNMPEAMEGYFTLIERLAPGFETNATKLLGCRGMLSAGNTAGLNGLRADVNTYYPYSYCTGEMGWLLYPFWEHYLISGDTTFLRNRIYPLFKKMGYFYEDFLKVTDSNGNYIFAGSISPENQPKGLGISLVNNSTYDISGAKFCLTALIKTCNILGLDQGSGQSVEKWTSILNKLPPYLINDDGALMEWSWKGLNDNYSHRHSSHLITVWPFREITPENNPTLFTAVRQTLMQKDAFNYENAGHGLLHSALIAANLKNWESLNSKMMRLVSEDYYYGNLISSHYNGHNVFCTDVCNAVPAVLMEMLISSEPGVLELLPALPQSLEKGSIEGIKGRNRITVQKLTWNMRNKTLKCTLISDVNQDISLIIRNGINHINCSSKIIESPLGDIAKIISLSKGISTEINIRLGEMR; the protein is encoded by the coding sequence ATGAAAACAATATTGGTGAAGTTAATATTGATTTTGACATTAGGATTAGTGTTAAATAATATATCCGCTCAGGAAAGAGATAAGCCACAAAGGTTCGGCTTTTCTTACAGTTTCCCAGAAACTTACCGCGATTGGCCGAATGCTTTTATGGCAGGTAATGGAAAAATGGGGATCATCGTTTTTTGTAACCCGTTGAATGAAACGGTTATTTTTAATGACCGGGGCTTTTTTATGGCTTCAACTTCTGAACGAAAATTTAACCAGGTTAGCAAAGAAGATTTAAATACCATCAGGGATTATTGCATTAACGGAGATTACAAAATGGCAAATACCTTGGCTGTGAAAGCAGCCGGATGGGTCGGCGGCGGCGAACAGGATAAACATCCCGGATTCGAAATGTTGATTTCCACTCCTGAAGATGGAGAAATTCGGAATTACTCACGCATTTGTAATTATCGCACAGGCGAAATCGTGGTTAAATGGACCGATAACCGTGGCGACTGGGAGCGAAAGTCATTTGTGTCCCGGGCTGATGATGTAATTGTCCAATATTTAACTCCACCGAAAGGAAAAACAGTAACTTGTTCAATTCAGTTGGGTACCGATCCCGGAATGCACTTTCCTTCAGGAATGACATTCACCAATGCATCTGATGTTGATAATCTGAATATGCGGGTTAATTATCCTTCAGGAACCAATGGGGCTGGTTACGAAGGCGTGGTAAGGGTAATTGTTTCCGGAGGAAAAAAGAGTTTGATCAATAATACGTTAAAGGTGTCGGATGCGAATTCAATTATACTGATGACCCGTACAAAAAAATATTACAGTGATTGTGAGAAACAATGGGAACAAGAAAATATCCAATTCGAGTTGAAAACGATGTCTTCAGACTATAACACACTGCTAAAAGGACAAATTAGTACACATCAGGCAATCTACGACAGGGTTAAGTTTGATTTGAATGCGGGTAAAGCAGACCGCACCCGATCAAATGAAGAATTATTGGATATGCAAAAAAAATCCACCATGCCGGTTAAGGCCCTTTGGGAGAGAATTTTTGATTCCGGACGTTACTATTACCTTTCATCCAGTAGTACCCAATCTCCTCCTGACTTGCTTGGCCTCTGGACTGGTGACTGCAAGGTTGGCTGGAAAGGGTGGTATCATTTGGACGCGAACCTGAATTTACAGATAGCTGGAGGCAACATCGGAAATATGCCTGAAGCCATGGAAGGCTATTTTACTTTGATAGAAAGATTAGCCCCAGGATTTGAAACTAACGCCACTAAATTATTGGGATGCCGGGGTATGTTATCTGCCGGAAATACTGCCGGACTGAATGGGTTGAGAGCTGATGTCAATACATATTACCCCTATTCGTATTGTACTGGCGAAATGGGCTGGCTGCTTTACCCTTTCTGGGAACACTATTTAATTTCCGGAGATACCACATTTCTTCGCAATCGTATTTATCCTTTATTTAAAAAGATGGGATATTTCTATGAAGATTTTCTGAAAGTTACCGACAGCAACGGCAACTATATTTTTGCAGGATCTATTTCTCCTGAAAACCAACCTAAAGGATTAGGTATTTCGCTGGTAAATAATTCAACGTATGATATTTCGGGAGCCAAGTTCTGTTTGACGGCACTGATAAAAACCTGTAATATTTTAGGCCTTGATCAAGGCTCAGGGCAGAGTGTCGAAAAATGGACTTCAATATTAAATAAACTGCCTCCATACCTAATCAACGATGATGGTGCATTGATGGAGTGGTCATGGAAAGGACTCAATGATAATTATAGTCATAGGCATTCAAGTCACCTTATTACGGTTTGGCCTTTCAGGGAGATTACCCCGGAGAATAATCCTACACTTTTTACTGCGGTCAGACAGACTTTAATGCAGAAAGATGCCTTCAATTATGAAAATGCAGGACATGGATTATTGCACAGTGCACTAATTGCAGCCAACTTAAAAAATTGGGAATCGCTCAATTCGAAAATGATGCGGCTAGTAAGCGAAGATTATTATTATGGCAACTTGATTTCGTCGCATTACAACGGTCATAACGTTTTTTGTACCGATGTCTGTAATGCAGTACCTGCGGTATTAATGGAAATGCTGATTTCTTCAGAGCCCGGAGTTCTGGAACTATTACCTGCTTTACCTCAATCGCTTGAAAAAGGTTCAATTGAAGGCATTAAAGGTAGAAACAGAATAACTGTACAAAAGCTAACTTGGAATATGCGAAACAAAACGTTGAAATGTACTTTGATATCGGATGTTAATCAGGATATTTCGCTGATTATCAGGAACGGGATTAACCATATAAATTGCAGCTCGAAAATTATTGAGTCGCCCCTAGGTGATATTGCAAAGATTATTTCCTTATCGAAAGGGATCAGTACAGAGATTAATATAAGACTAGGTGAAATGCGTTAG
- a CDS encoding alpha-L-fucosidase: MSNVIAQVPYKPTWESLDSHKMPQWYNDAKIGLSMHWGVYSVPAWAPREKGISYAEWYGFRMNETGNPTFAYHKENYGENFTYDDFISKWKAENYKPDNWAKFAKKMGANYIFITSKHHDGFCLWPTKYTDRNAMKMGPRKDLLGQFFEAGHKENLKVGLYYSLMEWYNPLYTGKDVPYTGLKKVNNYVDDYVVLQIKELIDLYHPDFFFFDGEWDHSEAFWKMKEVVAYYYNEAAKRNQEVFVNDRFGQGERGKHGDLYNVEHDFGKENAGLLSHKWSYWEGIAKTYGYNQDTDLEDCMSPKQFVDKIIKAVSKNGNFDINVGPTAAGLIPNYEQYPLLQLGEWLKTNGEAIYGTRFWKVQEEGDACFTSKDDNVYAIFLKWQGEEFKLKTVKPVDGSKITMLGVPGNLKWEWDKTNGLTIKYPQQKARPTSCSYAWAFKIKVK; encoded by the coding sequence ATGTCGAATGTAATAGCGCAAGTGCCTTATAAACCAACTTGGGAATCGCTTGACTCTCATAAAATGCCGCAATGGTATAATGATGCCAAAATAGGACTGAGCATGCACTGGGGTGTTTATTCTGTACCTGCATGGGCTCCACGTGAAAAAGGAATCTCATATGCCGAATGGTATGGTTTCAGAATGAATGAAACAGGGAATCCTACCTTTGCTTACCACAAGGAAAACTACGGTGAAAATTTTACTTATGATGATTTTATCTCCAAATGGAAAGCTGAAAACTATAAACCGGACAATTGGGCGAAATTCGCAAAAAAAATGGGTGCAAATTATATTTTTATTACCTCAAAGCACCATGACGGTTTCTGTTTGTGGCCTACGAAATATACCGATCGTAATGCAATGAAAATGGGTCCGAGAAAAGATTTGCTCGGGCAGTTTTTCGAAGCTGGACACAAGGAAAATTTGAAAGTTGGATTGTATTATTCACTCATGGAGTGGTATAATCCTTTGTATACGGGCAAAGACGTTCCGTATACCGGATTGAAAAAGGTGAATAATTATGTGGACGATTATGTCGTATTACAGATTAAGGAACTGATTGATTTATACCACCCAGACTTTTTCTTCTTTGATGGCGAGTGGGATCATTCCGAAGCGTTCTGGAAAATGAAAGAAGTTGTGGCTTATTATTATAACGAAGCGGCTAAGCGAAATCAGGAAGTTTTTGTTAACGATCGGTTTGGTCAGGGTGAACGAGGTAAGCACGGGGACTTGTACAATGTGGAACACGATTTTGGGAAAGAAAATGCAGGTTTACTCTCTCATAAATGGTCATACTGGGAGGGTATCGCGAAAACCTATGGATACAATCAGGATACTGATTTGGAAGATTGTATGTCACCAAAGCAGTTTGTCGATAAGATCATTAAGGCGGTCAGCAAAAATGGAAATTTTGATATCAACGTTGGTCCTACGGCTGCTGGATTGATTCCTAACTACGAGCAATACCCATTGTTGCAACTGGGTGAGTGGCTTAAGACCAATGGTGAGGCCATCTATGGAACTCGTTTTTGGAAAGTTCAGGAGGAAGGTGACGCCTGCTTTACTTCAAAAGATGATAATGTATATGCAATCTTTCTGAAATGGCAGGGCGAAGAATTCAAATTGAAAACGGTAAAACCGGTTGATGGTTCAAAAATAACAATGCTTGGTGTTCCAGGTAATCTAAAATGGGAATGGGACAAGACTAATGGATTAACTATCAAATATCCGCAACAGAAAGCTCGACCTACTTCGTGCAGTTATGCCTGGGCATTTAAAATAAAAGTTAAATAA
- a CDS encoding RteC domain-containing protein — METCCAIILDLENDLSRMKEVSENIPEQLEYAVGQCKVALDRMRKLVVSEGFPDQKSEIYFFKKIKPAVYSKLLYYRAVFEIESNRNEIDNDGLKRYFQQQMDKIKEYMDQHQVKVQYYKCGFKYLDEKYFIRENNEIPLEIRGDHHLLDEDFFTWHDHTFSMIRANEMLMDYIRKELEKLDDRDVEPAECYRSTMRWTVNKVDFAEILYAFQLSGAVNHGKITVKELAEGMGYIFNLDITKDLYTYYGEIKQRKIEKAKFLELLKKALKRRIDDDDSK, encoded by the coding sequence ATGGAAACATGTTGTGCAATCATTCTGGACCTTGAAAACGACTTGTCCAGAATGAAAGAAGTTTCGGAAAATATACCGGAACAATTGGAGTATGCTGTCGGACAGTGCAAGGTCGCACTGGACCGGATGCGTAAATTGGTGGTTAGTGAAGGTTTTCCCGACCAGAAGTCGGAAATCTATTTTTTCAAGAAGATCAAACCGGCAGTATATAGCAAACTATTATATTACCGGGCTGTCTTTGAAATTGAGTCCAACCGTAATGAAATCGACAATGACGGGTTGAAGAGATATTTTCAACAGCAAATGGACAAAATCAAGGAGTACATGGACCAGCACCAGGTAAAAGTCCAGTATTACAAATGTGGCTTTAAATATTTGGACGAGAAGTATTTCATACGTGAGAACAATGAAATTCCACTTGAAATTCGTGGAGATCATCATCTGCTTGACGAGGACTTCTTTACCTGGCATGACCATACTTTCTCGATGATCAGGGCCAACGAAATGCTGATGGACTATATCCGGAAAGAGTTGGAAAAGCTAGACGACCGAGACGTGGAACCTGCGGAATGTTACCGGTCAACCATGCGTTGGACGGTAAATAAGGTTGACTTCGCGGAAATACTGTATGCCTTCCAGCTTTCTGGTGCTGTCAACCATGGCAAAATAACCGTCAAGGAGTTAGCCGAGGGTATGGGTTACATTTTTAACCTGGATATAACGAAAGACTTATACACGTATTACGGTGAAATCAAACAACGAAAGATCGAGAAAGCCAAGTTTCTGGAACTCCTGAAAAAGGCGCTGAAACGCAGAATCGATGACGACGACAGTAAATAA